In Alosa alosa isolate M-15738 ecotype Scorff River chromosome 19, AALO_Geno_1.1, whole genome shotgun sequence, a genomic segment contains:
- the zgc:193593 gene encoding uncharacterized protein zgc:193593, translated as MFFRLPRLTPGYIRFLQTQAVHSVDMKTSGLAMPRVAVLLGALGIGVSGYSSRQLAMHHRPSARVLQWMDGPAAPSGGFHTASAFPQQAVVAPGSERQLFPVTKLP; from the exons ATGTTTTTCCGCCTCCCAAGGTTAACTCCTGGGTACATCCGATTTCTGCAG ACACAGGCCGTGCATAGTGTGGATATGAAGACCAGTGGCTTGGCCATGCCCCGTGTGGCTGTGCTGCTGGGTGCCCTGGGCATTGGGGTGTCCGGCTACAGCTCCCGCCAGCTCGCCATGCACCACAGACCGTCTGCCCGAGTGCTGCAGTGGATGGACGGACCTGCTGCTCCCAGTGGTGGATTCCACACTGCCTCTGCTTTCCCCCAACAAGCAGTGGTGGCTCCTGGCTCGGAGCGGCAGCTATTTCCTGTGACAAAATTGCCTTAA